A region of Jannaschia sp. W003 DNA encodes the following proteins:
- a CDS encoding LapA family protein, producing MSFLRVLFLGLLAFVLLVLALANRQVVSLRLLPETFGDYVGLGALSLPLFAVIFLSIGIGLLIGFTWEWLREHKHRAEASRQRAERERLERRLEKARGGSEEDEVLALVETRA from the coding sequence ATGAGCTTCCTGCGCGTCCTCTTCCTCGGCCTCCTCGCCTTCGTGCTGCTGGTCCTCGCTCTCGCGAACCGGCAGGTGGTGAGCCTACGCCTCCTCCCCGAGACCTTCGGCGACTACGTCGGGCTGGGCGCGCTGTCGCTGCCCCTCTTCGCCGTGATCTTCCTGTCCATCGGCATCGGCCTCCTGATCGGCTTCACCTGGGAGTGGCTGCGCGAGCACAAGCACCGCGCCGAGGCGTCGCGCCAGCGCGCCGAGCGCGAGCGCCTCGAGCGCCGCCTCGAGAAGGCCCGCGGCGGCTCCGAGGAGGACGAGGTCCTCGCGCTGGTGGAGACGCGCGCCTGA